One window of Triticum dicoccoides isolate Atlit2015 ecotype Zavitan chromosome 5A, WEW_v2.0, whole genome shotgun sequence genomic DNA carries:
- the LOC119297127 gene encoding uncharacterized protein LOC119297127 has translation MLSMGHGTPCATAGSWIPSAIAGPWIPRAADACPSALPSRLDHPASSRLCPTPGDAPNTCSQPRHPPVTRTAMDASSSSTLPLQSNVSDCIRSLVKCETASSGDATSYPHITLGIHLPLHRGHLCWCGACEMPTAEAVQISGSCPAETFKHYRITSSIMALGADSDALTLLAWVCKIVKVQV, from the exons ATGCTATCGATGGGCCATGGAACCCCGTGCGCCACCGCAGGGTCCTGGATCCCGAGCGCCATCGCTGGTCCCTGGATCCCACGCGCTGCTGACGCCTGCCCAAGCGCGCTGCCGAGCCGCCTTGACCATCCTGCTTCGTCCCGGCTTTGCCCGACTCCCGGTGACGCGCCCAACACTTGCTCCCAGCCCCGCCATCCACCGGTGACGCGCACCGCCATGGACGCATCCTCCAGCTCCACCCTGCCATTGCAGTCCAACGTCTCCGATTGCATCCGTTCGCTAGTGAAGTGTGAG ACGGCCTCCTCCGGCGACGCCACCTCCTACCCTCACATCACGCTGGGCATCCACCTTCCCCTGCATCGGGGCCATTTGTGCTGGTGTGGTGCGTGTGAGATGCCGACCGCTGAAGCTGTTCAAATTTCAGGTAGTTGTCCCGCTGAGACGTTCAAGCATTACCGTATAACAAGTTCAATTATGGCGTTAGGTGCGGATTCAGATGCACTCACGTTGTTGGCCTGGGTTTGTAAAATAGTAAAAGTCCAAGTGTGA